Proteins from a single region of Hordeum vulgare subsp. vulgare chromosome 6H, MorexV3_pseudomolecules_assembly, whole genome shotgun sequence:
- the LOC123403475 gene encoding auxin-responsive protein SAUR32-like: protein MQGDQAEKRGKVKKGWLAVRVGQAEQQGDGFRRFVIPIAYLYHPLFQRLLEAARDTYGYDSAGPLRLPCSVDEFLRLRALVDRETAHSHSSSSHRVHAGAHPEQGYSFSPCARAKITS, encoded by the coding sequence ATGCAAGGGGACCAGGCggagaagagggggaaggtgAAGAAGGGGTGGCTGGCGGTGCGGGTCGGCCAGGCGGAGCAGCAGGGCGACGGGTTCCGGCGGTTCGTCATCCCCATCGCCTACCTCTACCACCCGCTCTTCCAGCGGCTGCTGGAGGCGGCGCGGGACACGTACGGCTACGACTCGGCCGGCCCGCTCCGGCTGCCCTGCTCCGTCGACGAGTTCCTCCGCCTGCGCGCGCTCGTCGACCGGGAGACGGCGCACTCCCACTCCTCCTCCTCGCACCGCGTGCACGCCGGCGCCCACCCGGAGCAGGGCTACTCCTTTTCCCCGTGCGCCCGCGCAAAGATCACCTCCTGA